TGGGGCTAGTGGAGACTTCTCTGGCGGTACTGACTTGGCATATGAGAAAGCTGTTAGAGACGGCGTTGACTTTATTGATTGCAATGTCCAGATGTCCAAGGATAAGATCCCGTTTTGCATGAGCTCCATAGATCTTATGAACAGCACTAATGTCATTTACACAAGCTTCAGAAACCTGTCGTCAACAGTTTCAGAGATTCAGCAGGGAAGTGGAATCTTCACTTTCAGCCTGACAATGTCTGAGATACAAACCTTGAAGCGTAAGAAAGAAGCTACAAAAACTGAAAATGAAGAGTCAATATATGCACTAATAATGTCTTCTTTTCATTTGCAGCTATCATTTCTAATCCTCATAGGGTGTATGGTTTATTCAGAAACCCAAGAAACAAGAACCTTGGAAAGTTTCTTACATTATCTGAGTTCTTGTTACTTCCAAACCGTTACAGCTCTCTCTCAGGCAGCTTGATAAAAATAGAGGTTAGACTTCTGttattgcaatttttttttctgaataatGTGCAACACATggttcttttcttaatatagcATTCTCTGTTTCTTAGTATGCAGCATATCTAGCAACACATCAAGGAATCAGCATAGTTGATGCTGTACTATATGAGTTGAAGAGAGCTACTAGTCAAGTATTGATCCAGTCTACTGATAAGGCTGTGTTGATAGAGTTCAAGGAGAAGGGGAAGATGACTAACGAAGAGCTGGTCTATGCAGTCGATGAAGACATCCATGATGTCGCAGATTCCGCAATCAAAGACATCAAGAGTTTTGCAGGCTCCATTGTCATCAGTAAGAAGTCAGTTGTTCCCTACAGCGAAGGGATAGCCAGGCTTGAAAAGGAAACAGATGTTGTCCCAAGGCTCAGATCAAGCGGTCTTCGTGTGTACGTTGAGACGTTTAGCAACGAGtttataactcagccgtatgACTTTTTCTCTGATCCAACTGTGGAGATAGACTACTTTGTCCGAGGAGATCCTGAGGTTGATGGCATCATTACTGACTTCCCAGCGACCACTTCAAGATACACAAGTAAGTAATGTCTCCTCTTTACTATCTTTGCTTCTTTAAATGTTCTTGAGCCAGTCTGAAGTAATATTTGACTGCAGAGAACCCATGCTACAGCAAAATGGAGCAGATAAGAACCGGAGAGCTCGTATCTTTGGCTAATCGAGAGATGCTTTCACCAGCAGAAGCTCCATATCCACAACTACTTGACTCAAATGTCACGGAACCACCTCTGCCTGAAGTAAGAATCCAGCCTCCTGCACCTGCACCAGCAAAGGAAGATGTGAAGTCAAAGGCAAAAGCAGTACAAGTTTCCTCTACGGTTAGAGCCATGGTGGTTCTTGTGAGCATCTTTATCATAGTTTAGTTTTAAGTGCTTGTAACTGAATTCAACTGCAGTATCTGCAAGTAAAACTATGAAGCacaaaatttaattaagtaTGTCAGACTTCTATAAGATATCTGAAAATTTCAACTCTAGAAGAGGATATTAATAGAAATATGGAAATGGGTAAAAACACATAACAACAAATCCAAATTTagattatctgatctcagttcTGTTCCAACGGATTCTTCACCAACACTCATCATCATTTGAtgtcaagaaaacaaaaagtaaacaGTCAAACATAAGGAAGGGTTCTTGGTAGCAAAATCAATATCTCATTTGTTGTGTTGTTCCTTCTTCTTTTGAGGCCAAAAGAGACCAGATTCTTCTTTTGGTTTCTTCAAAGGCCAATCTTATGTTCTCAGCAAACCCTTTTGCCATCTTACaaccaaagaaaatataaaaatcttgGTCGTCAAGAACATCCATGAACCTTTAGTAATCAAATCATATTcttgaagtaaaaaaaattcaggCAGATACATATAAACAACATACATTACAGGATGAAAACTTGCTTGTTCTGCTGTATGTCCGAGAGACGATTTACCAGACGATCATCATCGAGACAAAGCATCAAAGAATTTGACAACATCTCTTTTAAAACAGGTCCTAGCTATCATTCTCAGATTCCTTAGAGCTTTTCTATCTAAAAGAAGCTGACATATGTACATGTAGATAGTAGTAGGCGAAGATACATATACGAGGAGATAACAAAACTCGGGAGAAGGAACATCAGTGCTCAGATCTTTACATTCCAAGATCTGAGCGTCGCCACCAGGAACTTTGATCCTGAGAATCAGCTCGGTGAAGGCGGTTTCGGAAGGGTTTACAAAGGGTACATAGAAACCAATGATAaggtaatatatatacatactatTTATTACAACATCTCCTTCATATTCCTGTTCCGGTTTGATGTTCTGATTCTTTGCATTATTCAGGTTGTTGCAGTTAAGCAACTAGACAGGAATGGCTACCAAGGGAACAGAGAATTCCTTGTTGAAGTCATGATGTTGGGTCTCTTACATCATCAAAACCTTGTTAATTTGGTTGGTTATTGCGCAGACGGTGATCAACGCATTCTTGTCTATGAATATATGCAAAATGGCTCATTAGAAGATCATCTTCTCGGTATATATACATCTAAAACATTACAATTCATCCGTTTCATATTACTTGTCGTTTTACagttaaaattttgtttcattttaagtgttattttattttttcaatgaaaaatttattaacaatattcactatttttttattggttgaaatatggtaaATTGTAtagttaatgatatttttaaagtgAAATAAATGGAGTATAGTTTTGTAAGAAAGTTAATCTTTATTATTACAGAATTGGTGCGGAACAAGAAGAAGCCGTTGGATTGGGACACAAGGATGAAAGTTGCAGCAGGAGCAGCGAGAGGGCTTGAGTATCTACACGAAACAGCTGATCCTCCTGTGATCTATAGAGACTTCAAAACCTCCAACATATTACTTGACGAAGAATTCAACCCGAAGCTTTCGGATTTCGGTTTAGCTAAAGTCGGTCCGACCGGTGGAGAGACTCACGTCTCGACCAGAGTGATGGGAACGTACGGCTACTGTGCGCCTGAGTATGCTCTCACCGGACAGCTCACTGTGAAGTCCGATGTGTACAGCTTCGGAGTAGTGTTCTTGGAGATGATCACGGGAAGAAGAGTGATCGACCCGACAAAACCAACTCAAGAAGAGAATCTAGTCACTTGGGTAATTATATATAGTAACATACTTCACATGCAAAGTCTCTTGTTTATAGGCGTTTTCTTGAATGGATGATTGCTAAAATGCGCAGGCGAGCCCGTTGTTTAAAGATAGGAGAAAGTTCACGCTAATGGCGGATCCTTTGCTTGAAGGGAAGTACCCAATAATAGGATTGTATCAAGCACTTGCGGTTGCAGCGATGTGTCTTCAAGAAGAAGCAGCAACGAGACCAATGATGAGTGATGTGGTTAGTGCGCTCGAGTACTTAGCTATGACCAAAGACAAAGtagatgcagaagctgtagaaGACAAGgggaattattataattaataaacaaactaataaaacatatgataaCAGAGAAGAAGGAGAGGAAAAATCTAAGCTTTAAGCAATATGTTGcttatttgtaattttaatgATCTGTTTTAGGAAATTTGAGGAGTTTTTGCtgagaatatttatttatttttggtttcaagtttcaaacttttctcCTTTTACATTGCACAAATTAGGCATGGGTAGGGTGTGTTCATGTATGCCTTGAGGTTTTTAGGTTTAGTTTTCTAGTTCTCATCAGAGTTTTATATCTGTATGGAGGatcaatgttctaaaaaaattggTCCTACATCAACTAGATGTTCGCTTAGATGGAAAATTAGTCATAttcgaaatatttttataaatgtttgatttaatcgatttaaattggtttaaatttagtttaaacaattttagttGTCTAAAGCGATCCAAATTAGTCTAAATCAATTGAATCAAATgactaaatatattatatttaccaaTAATTTATCTAAATAAGTGATAATCTTTTCTTCTCTCCGGTTTGTTTTTAGTATatccatttttttaatatttcatcaaagtaattttttaattaagtaCAATTGAAAGAAATATgtaatgtaattatgtaatatataatagataaacaAATGATTTGTTAACGCCTATGTCTAGCATAGGTTCTGAATAATACGTTTAAGCGCTAATACTCTATTAAGCGTCTAAATACCACCTAAAACTTTTTATATCCATTCATATTTTTactagtgttaaaaaaaattactatgcGCTAAACGGAAACTCAATATCTAGCGTCTAAAATGATTTATCACACGTCTGGATTATTAATTAGActgattaaatatataataacattcatatttttattttgataagattttatactataatatattaattaatataaattcacaaataataataattattttttatcatattataattatttagacGTTTTATAAAGTAATCACCATGGTTCACTGAGCTTAGCGCCTAAACACCAACTAAAACGATTTTTAAAACACTGATTTTTACTTTTAGATAGGATTACTTTTGGtttgaatttattttgtatttcaggttttatattttttggctaGACCTAGCACAAATCGTCAGAACACTAGAATCAgattttagaattaaaaatggTTTTTAGTGATAAATCTCCTCAACTAAagatttttcgtaaaaaatccCCCCAACTTGTTATCTTGTAATTTATCTCCTCAAGTTCGATGTTGTTAGATTTTGTTACCCTCCGTCTATTGTTTCGTTATTTATTGGACATATATCGTTTACGCAGAGTTTCATTTTAGTGAtgaatcccccccccccccccaactaaatattttcgaaaaaaatccCCTCAACTTGTTTTCTTGTAATTTAACCCCTCAAGTtctattttgttagattttgttACCTCGGTCTATTGTTCTGTTATAAATGAACGGATATTGTTTACACACAAACGCAAAGTTTCATCTAAAcctaaaaaaacatgttttctttttaaaatgtgtttagtcgagttaatttttatttttgttctagtTTGgttatgaaaatttaatttgtaaaaaataaaagaaatcatCGTTTGACactaaatcattaattttttttgtatttaaatgtaaaaccaaacataaagatgatattttcatattttagattATTATCTTTGAacctaatataaatattataagttgTAGGACTGgcactttggtttggtttggttaattcgtttctagaatttttttttcaaccaaaGTAAGTAAACCATAAttagtttagtttggtttgaataattTTCGTTTTGGTTCGTTCGATTTGATtcggttctgttctgttttttttgccTACCCCTAACAAAACAAAGCATTGAAAAAGATCATAAATAAAGAGTAGACAacgctatttttttttgtctaaagtAGTgttatctttttcaatgttctgTTTTATGGtctttttcaatgttttatAGTCTTTTATGGTTTTCGCATTGCTATTTTGGAACATCTAACTTTCGATTTGGGATTTTGAGCTTCATTGTCTGCtctatttcatttaataaagaaaacatgttttataatttaatgaAACTCTACGTTTGTATGTAAACAGTATCCGTTCATAAATAACAGAACAATAACAGAGGTAACAAAATCTAACGAAATAGATTTGAGGGGTTAAATTACAAGATAGTAAATTGAAggattttttacaaaaaatcttTAGTTGGAGGATTTATCACTAAAATGAAACTCTGTCTTTATGTGTAAACAACATCCGTCTATAAATAACAGAACAATAGACGGAAGGTAACAAAATCTAACGGAATAGAACTTGGGGATTAAATTACAAGATAATAAGTTGAGGAGATGTTTTACGAAAAATCTTTAGTTGATAAATCTTTAGTTAGGAAGATTTATCACTAAAAACCCAATTAAAAATCCAAACTTTTCGGACAAGATGTTCTGTTTTGTGTGTTAAGTGGATAATAAATACAGACAATTAATTAAGGAAAAGGGGGAAAGTAAGGGTTTAAAGGGTTAGCCATGGAGGTAATGGCGACCAGCTCAGCTCTGTGAGAAACGACAAAACTCGCCACCACTAaacccttttctttttttatcccTTCCTTTTGAAGAGACGACGCAAAATCCCTTCAAGCTGGGAAGACTATCTTCACTTGCGGCCATGGGGGTCTCTCTCCGCCACTTCTCTCCCTCTTCTTTCTGGGTCTCGCGCCGTCCTCGCGCTTCTTCTTCCGTTCTTTCGTTACTCGTTCCTCACCATAGAATCCTTACCAGGTTTCACACCGTTCTATCTCTTCTCCCTCTCATTTCGTGTGCTCTTGTTGAAGGGTTCATTAAAAAGAACTCATCTTTACTTATTCCTCAATAGCGTCTGTTTGATAGTTTTATAATTGAAGAAGCATGTAAAGCTGTATTTGCTATATTGGGTACTTAGTTTCTCATTTATAGGCTAATGTGTTCCTGTTAAAGTTTCATACTTTGAATGTTAAAGTTCTCTGTTTCAACCCTTTTGGTTAAGTAGAGCAATGTATCTAAAGGTTAGAGCTTGATGGTGTTCTCTATATGTTGGTAATACCATTTTCTTTGGTGCTTATGATTTTGCAGAAAAGTAGTTATCACAAATGGAAATGCTAGATATTGCACTGCTACAGCTTCTGGTGGTTCCCATGGGTTTCAGCACTCAGGTCGTCAAGGGTCTTCTACCGTTGAGTTTAGTGGAGAGTGGAAACTTAGTGTTGGATCTAAGACTGCCATAATGGTTCCACCAACTGTGAAACTAACCGGAGCTGTAAGTGCTTGGAGAAAAGGGGAAGTCAATCAGGATGATGCTTCTGGTAACGGCAGTAACTATTTCAGAAGCTTCGTCCCAAAGATAGATTATGGAAACTACCAGACCTTGGAGAACCAGCTAGAATCCAGAGGTGACGTTGTTACAACGGTTGATAGAGAGATGAATGGCTTTGCGCTACAGAAGAGTCAAAGAGGACCTCTCGTAGCGTTGCCAAGGAAGAATGTTAAGGCTGGGGAGAAGATAGATGACAAGAATACGGTAACCATTTCCAAAGTGGGAAAACGGACCGACCTGTCCAAAGTCCGTGCGAACCTCACAAAGATATATAACAGGGTTCGTGTTGTGGATAATGTGTCTACCGCAAAGGAAATTGTGGCTAAGCTCGTGAATCAATATAGGGATCTTGTCCATGCTTGCGATACAGAGGTATGTGGCCACTGTTTGCTGTTACATTGCTAATGCTCTTGGCTTATAAACGCATCTGGTAgtaatgattttgtttt
This genomic window from Brassica napus cultivar Da-Ae unplaced genomic scaffold, Da-Ae ScsIHWf_1320;HRSCAF=1886, whole genome shotgun sequence contains:
- the LOC106357490 gene encoding glycerophosphodiester phosphodiesterase GDPDL5, whose translation is MAFPRMVFLFLINFFILQTASSSSWQTLHGKPPVVVARGGFSGLLPDSSENAYKMVKLTTSPDVTLWCDLQLTKDGAGICFPNLNLDNASNVKDVYPNHKEWLSVGFTWKELSTVTLEQGVFSRLQIFDDVSNILRIEEVAKLGTSGLWLNIQHSDFYTQHNLSMRNFVLSISSHMKINFISSPDISFLKSVKKDVKPTKTKLIFRFLSQDQIDPFTNQSYASLAKNLTFIKTFSSGILVPKSYIWPVSSDLYLQPHTSLVTDAHRQGLQVFASEFANDAVSAYNYSYDPTNEYLYFIDNGNFSVDGFLSDFPLTPYRAINCFSHLDKKKATKQANITIISKDGASGDFSGGTDLAYEKAVRDGVDFIDCNVQMSKDKIPFCMSSIDLMNSTNVIYTSFRNLSSTVSEIQQGSGIFTFSLTMSEIQTLKPIISNPHRVYGLFRNPRNKNLGKFLTLSEFLLLPNRYSSLSGSLIKIEYAAYLATHQGISIVDAVLYELKRATSQVLIQSTDKAVLIEFKEKGKMTNEELVYAVDEDIHDVADSAIKDIKSFAGSIVISKKSVVPYSEGIARLEKETDVVPRLRSSGLRVYVETFSNEFITQPYDFFSDPTVEIDYFVRGDPEVDGIITDFPATTSRYTKNPCYSKMEQIRTGELVSLANREMLSPAEAPYPQLLDSNVTEPPLPEVRIQPPAPAPAKEDVKSKAKAVQVSSTVRAMVVLVSIFIIV
- the LOC106356078 gene encoding probable serine/threonine-protein kinase PBL23 encodes the protein MDSSRRRYIYEEITKLGRRNISAQIFTFQDLSVATRNFDPENQLGEGGFGRVYKGYIETNDKVVAVKQLDRNGYQGNREFLVEVMMLGLLHHQNLVNLVGYCADGDQRILVYEYMQNGSLEDHLLELVRNKKKPLDWDTRMKVAAGAARGLEYLHETADPPVIYRDFKTSNILLDEEFNPKLSDFGLAKVGPTGGETHVSTRVMGTYGYCAPEYALTGQLTVKSDVYSFGVVFLEMITGRRVIDPTKPTQEENLVTWVIIYSNILHMQSLLFIGVFLNG